A window of the Acipenser ruthenus chromosome 30, fAciRut3.2 maternal haplotype, whole genome shotgun sequence genome harbors these coding sequences:
- the LOC117395480 gene encoding troponin I, slow skeletal muscle-like, whose amino-acid sequence MLKSLLLARAKEALEQEIIDKEEEKKRYLTERVPPQTTGGLSFRELQELCRELHSKIDIVDEERYDIEAKVIHNTREIQDLNLKVFDLRGKFKRPNLRRVRVSADAILRSLLGSKHKVSMDLRANLKSVKKEDAEKERPVEVRDWRKNVEAMSGMEGRKKMFDAASVPPQ is encoded by the exons ATGCTCAAG AGCTTGTTGCTGGCCAGGGCAAAAGAAGCtcttgagcaggagatcattgacaaggaggaggagaagaagcgTTACCTGACAGAGAGAGTCCCTCCGCAGACCACTGGCGGCCTTTCGTTCAGAGAGCTGCAG GAGCTGTGCCGGGAGCTGCACTCCAAAATCGATATAGTGGATGAGGAGCGGTACGACATTGAGGCCAAAGTCATTCACAACACCAGAGAG ATCCAAGATCTGAATTTGAAGGTGTTCGACCTGCGAGGGAAGTTCAAGCGTCCCAATCTCAGGAGAGTTCGGGTCTCTGCAGACGCCATCCTGCGCTCACTGCTGGGCTCCAAGCACAAGGTCTCCATGGACCTCAGAGCTAACCTCAAGTCTGTCAAAAAGGAAGATGCTGAGAAG GAAAGACCAGTGGAGGTGCGTGATTGGAGGAAGAATGTGGAAGCCATGTCTGGGATGGAGGGCAGGAAGAAAATGTTTGATGCTGCATCTGTCCCCCCACAATAG